A genomic window from Methanosphaera sp. WGK6 includes:
- a CDS encoding MTAP family purine nucleoside phosphorylase: protein MIGIIGGTGTESLLETYPITSETEIKTKYGTSPKISILEIDNKEVAYIPRHSEGHSVPPHKINYRANIEALKTINVNQIYATNSVGSLDTNIEPGSILIPDNFIDFTHDRISTFFDDEVVHIDCTNPYCESLRNILNESGETHPYGIYIATEGPRFETGAEIQFYKLIGGKVVGMTGVPEVVLAKERQICYSSICTVTNYAASISPNKLTITEVLDAMKDCEEKLIQLITKTIEKTNPKRDCECQHILDDAII, encoded by the coding sequence ATGATAGGAATTATTGGTGGAACCGGAACTGAATCATTACTAGAAACCTACCCTATAACCAGTGAAACAGAAATAAAAACAAAATATGGTACATCCCCTAAAATTAGTATACTTGAAATTGATAACAAAGAAGTAGCATACATTCCAAGACACAGTGAAGGTCATAGTGTACCACCCCATAAAATAAACTATAGGGCTAATATTGAAGCATTAAAAACAATTAATGTTAATCAAATATATGCTACCAATTCAGTAGGTTCTCTTGATACAAATATAGAACCAGGTAGTATATTAATTCCAGATAATTTTATAGATTTTACTCATGATAGAATTTCAACATTCTTTGACGATGAAGTTGTGCATATTGATTGTACTAACCCTTATTGTGAATCATTACGAAACATATTAAATGAATCTGGTGAAACTCACCCATATGGAATCTATATTGCAACAGAAGGTCCTCGATTTGAAACTGGTGCTGAAATACAGTTTTATAAATTAATTGGTGGTAAAGTTGTTGGAATGACTGGAGTTCCTGAAGTTGTCCTAGCAAAAGAAAGACAAATATGTTATAGTAGTATATGTACAGTGACAAATTATGCTGCATCTATTTCACCTAATAAATTAACAATCACAGAAGTTCTTGATGCAATGAAAGATTGTGAAGAAAAATTAATTCAATTAATTACAAAAACTATTGAAAAAACTAATCCTAAACGAGATTGTGAATGTCAACATATTTTAGATGATGCAATAATATAA
- the nadA gene encoding quinolinate synthase NadA, whose protein sequence is MSDEIIKEIEQLKKDKNAIILAHNYQPKEIQEIADFVGDSLELCIKASDVDDSDMIIFCGVNFMAETAAIINPDKKVLLPDNRANCQMADMISLEELKSAKKEHPDCEVVLYVNSRAETKSEADIVCTSANAGKVVSSLSSDEFIFAPDHNLGVYAGKESGKTPIIVPEDGHCYVHTMFKPEDIEKARAEHPDAKIVVHPECNDDVRQLADYVESTGGMVRLAKDPEISKLIVGTEIDLATRLARENPGKEFLPLRRDAFCLTMKIITLEKVRDALKEEKYEVVVDDEIASKARIGIQRMLDLSN, encoded by the coding sequence ATGAGTGATGAAATAATCAAAGAAATTGAACAGTTGAAAAAAGATAAAAATGCTATTATCCTAGCACATAATTATCAACCAAAAGAAATCCAAGAAATTGCTGATTTCGTAGGAGATTCATTAGAATTATGTATAAAAGCTAGTGATGTAGATGATTCAGATATGATTATTTTTTGTGGAGTAAATTTCATGGCAGAAACTGCTGCTATTATCAATCCAGATAAAAAAGTATTATTACCGGATAATAGAGCAAACTGTCAAATGGCAGATATGATTTCACTTGAAGAACTTAAATCAGCAAAAAAAGAGCATCCTGATTGCGAAGTTGTATTATATGTAAATAGTAGAGCTGAAACTAAAAGTGAAGCAGATATTGTATGTACCTCTGCTAATGCAGGAAAAGTAGTTTCAAGTTTAAGTTCTGATGAATTTATATTTGCTCCTGATCATAACCTAGGAGTATATGCGGGAAAAGAATCTGGTAAAACACCAATTATTGTACCAGAGGATGGACATTGTTATGTGCATACAATGTTTAAACCAGAAGACATAGAAAAAGCAAGAGCTGAACATCCAGATGCTAAAATTGTTGTACACCCTGAATGTAATGATGATGTAAGACAATTAGCAGATTATGTTGAAAGTACTGGAGGAATGGTTAGACTTGCAAAAGATCCAGAAATAAGTAAATTAATAGTGGGAACTGAAATTGACCTTGCAACAAGACTTGCAAGAGAAAATCCAGGGAAAGAATTCTTACCTTTAAGAAGAGATGCTTTCTGCTTAACTATGAAAATAATTACACTTGAGAAAGTAAGAGATGCACTTAAAGAAGAAAAATACGAAGTTGTTGTAGATGATGAAATAGCATCAAAAGCTCGTATTGGTATTCAAAGAATGTTAGATTTATCAAATTAG